A stretch of the Aegilops tauschii subsp. strangulata cultivar AL8/78 chromosome 4, Aet v6.0, whole genome shotgun sequence genome encodes the following:
- the LOC109780898 gene encoding microtubule-associated protein 70-4 encodes MGSLGSEVDHGGREMFHGHADPVVHELNRLENLLREKERELGHAYSEIKGLKVTEALKDKAIAELSKELKKQDERLSILEKQLEQKNLDVKRICNERKEALSAQFAAEASLRRIHSAQRDEEVVPFDAIIGPLESDIKKYKHEIAVLQDDKKALERHLKLNEAAFVEAGDILRSALERALIVEDVQNQNIELKKQMEIYHEENMLLEKSNRQKVLEIEKLTHTVGELEESILASRDVANAVHFYQNQATRLNEEKKTLERELARAKVYVNRVATTTANEWKDDADKLMPVKRWLEERRLLQGEIQRLRDKIAIAERSAKVEAQLNDKLKRRLKSLEEDMRNGKSNTPDSEANRKGTPKRSTSQPRQPSTPRMSQQLASFEGIVDKRRPTSQPRAAVGGKVLKQPNSDTEPAEKTRNIKQPDSPRARTAAARKERPVRNQLWATRSKVTSDAGKENKEQNPNYKPHSSAPHEQGHDATKPQAAVFDANGDCGVQRSEHHKDMDLENLDDKKADASNAESTQGGNRGN; translated from the exons atggGTAGCTTGGGATCGGAGGTCGACCATGGCGGCAGGGAGATGTTCCATGGCCACGCCGACCCCGTCGTCCACGAGCTCAACAGGCTGGAGAATCTCCTCAGAG AAAAGGAACGAGAACTAGGACACGCATACAGTGAAATAAAAGGTCTGAAGGTGACAGAAGCTCTGAAGGACAAGGCCATTGCTGAG CTGAGCAAGGAGCTGAAGAAACAGGACGAGAGGCTGAGCATCCTGGAGAAGCAGCTTGAGCAGAAG AATCTGGATGTGAAAAGGATATGCAATGAGCGCAAGGAAGCGTTGTCTGCACAGTTCGCTGCCGAGGCATCGCTCAGGAGGATCCACTCGGCTCAGAGAGACGAGGAAGTGGTTCCCTTTGATGCCATCATAGGGCCCCTGGAGTCTGACATCAAGAAGTACAAGCATGAG ATTGCGGTGCTCCAGGATGACAAAAAGGCGCTCGAACGGCACCTGAAGCTCAATGAGGCGGCGTTCGTTGAGGCTGGGGACATTCTGCGCAGCGCACTCGAGAGAGCGCTGATTGTAGAGGACGTCCAGAACCAGAATATTGAACTGAAGAAACAGATGGAGATCTACCAT GAGGAGAACATGCTTTTGGAGAAGAGCAACAGGCAGAAGGTCCTGGAAATTGAGAAGCTCACCCACACCGTTGGTGAGCTTGAGGAGTCCATTCTTGCCAGCAGAGATGTTGCCAACGCTGTGCACTTCTACCAGAACCAGGCTACCAGGTTGAAT GAGGAGAAGAAGACGCTCGAGAGGGAGTTGGCTCGAGCTAAAGTCTACGTCAACCGTGTGGCGACAACAACAGCAAACGAATGGAAGGACGATGCTGATAAATTGATGCCAGTTAAGAGATGGCTGGAAGAACGAAGACTGCTGCAG GGAGAGATACAACGGCTGCGCGACAAGATAGCCATAGCAGAGAGGTCTGCAAAGGTGGAAGCCCAACTTAAT GATAAGCTCAAAAGGAGACTGAAATCATTGGAAGAGGACATGAGAAATGGAAAATCCAACACACCTGACAGTGAGGCCAATAGGAAAGGCACTCCGAAAAGATCAACATCTCAACCAAGACAACCAAGCACACCCAGAATGTCACAGCAACTGGCTTCATTCGAAGGCATTGTTGACAAGAGAAGACCAACATCCCAACCAAGGGCGGCTGTGGGAGGGAAGGTGCTGAAGCAACCCAATTCAGACACCGAGCCTGCAGAGAAGACGAGAAACATTAAACAACCTGACAGCCCAAGAGCGAGAACTGCTGCTGCTAGAAAGGAGCGTCCTGTGAGAAATCAACTGTGGGCGACAAGAAGTAAAGTGACCAGCGATGCTGGCAAAGAGAACAAGGAGCAGAATCCAAATTACAAGCCACATTCGAGCGCTCCACATGAGCAGGGACATGATGCCACAAAGCCACAAGCTGCAGTATTTGATGCGAATGGAGACTGTGGAGTTCAGCGCAGTGAACATCACAAAGACATGGATTTGGAGAACTTGGATGACAAAAAGGCGGATGCTTCGAATGCAGAGAGTACTCAGGGTGGCAACAGGGGAAACTAA
- the LOC109780897 gene encoding uncharacterized protein — protein MSGVITKFVVTSMFMWMPPVAIMYGFYHQNFPGISHLSSSAQTLAGGFLAVISVNIVIGFYIYYAMKEAPRQERKPDAVRERKRLTLSWATCCMLYRRRVRPDTHTMSLEITILEEKKYRRYGAGYNRI, from the exons ATGTCTGGAGTAATAACTAAGTTCGTTGTTACATCGATGTTCATGTGGATGCCCCCGGTTGCAATTATGTATGGGTTCTACCACCAGAATTTTCCAG GTATTAGTCACCTTTCATCCTCAGCTCAAACTCTGGCCGGTGGGTTCCTTGCTGTCATATCGGTTAATATTGTGATTGGCTTCTACATATACTACGCGATGAAGGAGGCTCCCCGCCAAGAGCGAAAACCTGATGCTGTGCGAGAGCGGAAACGTCTTACCCTATCGTGGGCGACGTGTTGCATGTTATATAGGAGGCGTGTGAGACCTGATACGCATACAATGTCGTTGGAGATTACAATCTTGGAGGAGAAGAAATACAGGAGATACGGAGCTGGTTACAACCGAATATGA